A window of the Hevea brasiliensis isolate MT/VB/25A 57/8 chromosome 6, ASM3005281v1, whole genome shotgun sequence genome harbors these coding sequences:
- the LOC110656503 gene encoding uncharacterized protein LOC110656503 isoform X2 codes for MDAHHTSLGPQMLEENRQKIALERLSKESSGLDLTKPPIPIDNVGMRKLESGNRLSELQIKDADNDLLLKSLNDLEC; via the exons ATGGACGCTCATCACACATCTCTAGGTCCACAAATG TTAGAAGAGAACAGACAAAAAATAGCACTAGAGAGATTAAGCAAAGAATCTTCTGGTCTGGATCTCACCAAACCTCCTATCCCTATCG ATAATGTAGGAATGAGAAAGTTAGAAAGCGGAAATCGACTCTCAGAG CTTCAAATAAAGGATGCTGATAATGATTTGCTATTGAAGTCGTTAAATGATCTG GAATGCTGA
- the LOC110656503 gene encoding uncharacterized protein LOC110656503 isoform X1, with translation MDAHHTSLGPQMLEENRQKIALERLSKESSGLDLTKPPIPIDNVGMRKLESGNRLSELQIKDADNDLLLKSLNDLVTSLPLVKRSKKR, from the exons ATGGACGCTCATCACACATCTCTAGGTCCACAAATG TTAGAAGAGAACAGACAAAAAATAGCACTAGAGAGATTAAGCAAAGAATCTTCTGGTCTGGATCTCACCAAACCTCCTATCCCTATCG ATAATGTAGGAATGAGAAAGTTAGAAAGCGGAAATCGACTCTCAGAG CTTCAAATAAAGGATGCTGATAATGATTTGCTATTGAAGTCGTTAAATGATCTG GTGACGTCATTGCCACTAGTTAAAAGATCTAAGAAGCGATAG